DNA sequence from the Elusimicrobiota bacterium genome:
GAAGAAAAACCATTGATATTTTCCGGCCGCGCGTGGGAGGCATACGAGAATGTTAAGAATTTCAAAGAATATCGCGGAAGCCCAGTTAGCGAGCAGAGCTTGGAACAAAAAGCGGTTATTAACCTAAAATCTTTAATACATACTGTTCAGCGTGAAGAAATAATGCCGTATAAAAACTTCCTACGGACATTGCTTGAAGATATTATCGACTACGGCACGCTTTCGGACTACACCTTACGCCGGATTTCCAATTTGGAAAGCAGTGATGATAAGGGAATCAAAGAAACTGTCAAAGAAATTGGTGCGATTATGAAAGAATTGGGGGGTGAGAGTTACTTACAAAAAGAAAAAGGACGGCAGAAAGAGTTGTCCAAAGAAATTATCATAGCGGTTGAAAATCGTAAAAATATCTATTAGGATTGAGCCAAATTGCTGCCACCTCTCACAGAATGTTTAATAATGAGAAAAGACCTCAATTTAATGCTTGACAAATCTCTTAATAAAACATATAATTGTATAAAATGAGAATATATCTCACAATTAAGGAGTTAACGAGAAATGCTTATTCAGTTTACGGTTGGTAATTTCCGTTCATTTAAAGAAAAGGTTACACTAAGTATGGTGAAATCTGCTTTACATGAGTTGCCAGAGAATGTAATTAAAGTAGATGAAGATATTGAACTGTTAAAAAGCGTAGTGGTTTATGGCGCTAATGCGAGTGGAAAAAGTAATTTGATCAGAGCGTTGAATTTTATAAAATTTTTTGTTATGTACTCCATATCTTTTCGGGTAAATGAAGAAATAGGAATAAATAACTTTATTTTAAACGAGAAAACAATTTCTCATCCGTCTTTTTTCGAAGTTGTCTTTATTATAGATAAAATTATATATAGATATGGTTTTGAAGTCGATGACAAAAAAGTAAATAAAGAATGGCTTTATTATAGGCCAAAAACAAGAGAAGAAAAACTGTTTTCAAGAGATGGATTAACCTTTGATACATCTAATTTCCCCGAAGGAAAAGGCTTGGAGAATAAGACAAGAGAAAATTGTTCCTTTTTGTCTGTAGTTTCTCAATTTAATGGGGAGATATCTTCAAAAATAGTAAAATGGTTTTCAAAGTTGCGCATAAATATTTCTGGTAATTATCAATCATTTCAAAACCGCACTATTGATAGGGTGGAGAAGGAACCGAATCTTAGAGAAGATGTTGTTAAATTTATATCCATTGCCGATAATGGAATTGAGGATTTTAGAGTAAAATTGATCAATACTCCGATAGAACCAACAGAAAAAAACATAGCGGAAAAGGTTGAAAAAGAAGTAAAAACAAAACTGATATATTTTGTTCGTAAGGTATTTAATATAAAAAACGAAGTTGTCGAGAAACTTGAAATGCCATTGAATTACTCTGAATCAGAAGGCACAAAAAAGATGTTTGCTCTTTCTGTACCTATAATTGATGCTATCAGAAACGGCGAGATTATGATTATGGATGAACTTGAGAATTCCTTGCATCCTTTATTGTTTAAGCACATCATTAAACTGTTTAACTCAGCTTCAAATACAAAGGGCGCGCAGCTTATTTTTACGACTCATAATTTGACTTGTATGGATAACGAATGTTTTCGCAGGGATCAAATATGGTTCACTGAAAAAAATAGTTTTGGCGAATCAACCTTGTTTTCTTTGGCAGATTACAAGGTAAATGACAAAAAAATAAGAAATGATGCAACTTATAGTAAAGATTATTTATTAGGGAAATACGGCGCCGTTCCTTTTATTGATGACATAGATTTGTCCTTTGAGGAAAAAAGTGGTGAATAATTCATATAGCAGAGTACTCGCCCAGCGTTCAATAAGAAAAGTATTGATTGTCTGTGAAGGCGCGA
Encoded proteins:
- a CDS encoding ATP-binding protein; translated protein: MLIQFTVGNFRSFKEKVTLSMVKSALHELPENVIKVDEDIELLKSVVVYGANASGKSNLIRALNFIKFFVMYSISFRVNEEIGINNFILNEKTISHPSFFEVVFIIDKIIYRYGFEVDDKKVNKEWLYYRPKTREEKLFSRDGLTFDTSNFPEGKGLENKTRENCSFLSVVSQFNGEISSKIVKWFSKLRINISGNYQSFQNRTIDRVEKEPNLREDVVKFISIADNGIEDFRVKLINTPIEPTEKNIAEKVEKEVKTKLIYFVRKVFNIKNEVVEKLEMPLNYSESEGTKKMFALSVPIIDAIRNGEIMIMDELENSLHPLLFKHIIKLFNSASNTKGAQLIFTTHNLTCMDNECFRRDQIWFTEKNSFGESTLFSLADYKVNDKKIRNDATYSKDYLLGKYGAVPFIDDIDLSFEEKSGE